In a single window of the Elaeis guineensis isolate ETL-2024a chromosome 4, EG11, whole genome shotgun sequence genome:
- the LOC105043847 gene encoding probable protein phosphatase 2C 26, whose product MGSGASRLIRVPCLRPAGAREERPPEFSGPLDEALGHSFCYVRSATPAHSRSSSASSSAGAAGAAAAETAFKTISGASVSANSSAPLPVYDAVAVRSQAAGFRSSGSFSAIPLQLSGGGGGPASGPLDRGFFLSGPIERRALSGPLDAVPFSGPLVKKKSRGISRRLRKPSLFRRSLSEKNRRPWVVPLRNFTARRSEPGDAPPPAATAGGNVQWAHGKAGEDRVHVVVSEEHRWLFVGIYDGFNGPEAPEFLVGNLYRSVFDELRGLFWEEVEEKEEAVSEEGADRKVTSQEDSKAGRRLWELLAEAEGDGDGELDFSGSGRFAFSLSRLRDGFGSLRWFPRWRYESEEKPKGTRERDVTERGSRRRRKAGPVADHDLVLRALSRALQVTELAFLEMTDRAMDCNPELALMGSCLLVLLMRDDDVYVMNVGDSRAIVAQYRPQGTEGTRDEEGIATGQDQVVEGSEMDVEIETLGREATELVALQLSTDHSTSIEEEVLRIKKEHPEDNHCIVNDRVKGRLKVTRAFGAGYLKQAKWNDGLLEMFRNEFIGNEPYISCTPSLCHHKLGSSDQFLVLSSDGLYQYLSNEEVVLHVENFMERFPDGDPAQSLIEELLFRAAKKAGMDFYELLDIPQGDRRKYHDDVTVMVISLEGRIWKSSGKYV is encoded by the exons ATGGGGAGCGGCGCCTCCCGTCTCATCCGCGTGCCGTGCCTGAGGCCCGCCGGTGCCCGCGAGGAGAGACCGCCGGAATTCTCGGGGCCGCTGGACGAGGCCCTAGGCCACTCTTTCTGCTACGTCCGCTCCGCCACGCCCGCCCACTCCCGCTCCTCCTCCGCCTCGTCCTCCGCTGGCGCAGCCGGCGCCGCCGCCGCCGAGACCGCCTTCAAGACCATCTCCGGCGCCTCCGTCTCTGCCAACTCCTCCGCCCCCCTCCCGGTCTATGACGCCGTCGCCGTCCGGTCACAGGCCGCCGGCTTCCGGAGCTCTGGATCCTTCTCCGCCATCCCCCTCCAGCTCTCCGGCGGCGGCGGGGGGCCCGCGTCGGGGCCGCTCGATCGGGGTTTCTTCCTCTCCGGGCCGATCGAGCGGCGGGCGCTCTCGGGCCCGCTCGATGCCGTGCCTTTCTCCGGCCCGCTCGTGAAGAAGAAGAGCCGGGGTATCTCGAGGAGGCTCCGGAAGCCATCCCTCTTCCGGCGGAGCCTCTCGGAGAAAAACCGCCGCCCCTGGGTGGTCCCCCTCCGGAACTTCACCGCCCGACGGAGCGAACCCGGCGACGCGCCCCCTCCGGCCGCCACTGCCGGGGGGAATGTCCAGTGGGCCCACGGGAAGGCCGGGGAGGATCGGGTCCACGTGGTCGTGTCGGAGGAGCACCGGTGGCTCTTCGTCGGGATCTACGACGGCTTCAACGGGCCCGAAGCCCCTGAATTCCTTGTGGGCAACCTCTACCGCTCGGTTTTCGACGAGCTCCGGGGGCTATTCTGGGAGGAAgtggaagagaaagaggaggcgGTCTCAGAAGAGGGGGCTGATAGAAAGGTCACCTCTCAGGAGGATTCCAAAGCTGGGAGGCGCCTTTGGGAATTACTGGCAGAAGCCGaaggggatggggatggggaacTGGACTTCTCCGGCTCGGGACGGTTCGCGTTCTCTCTGTCCAGGCTGAGGGATGGATTTGGGAGCTTGCGGTGGTTTCCAAGGTGGAGGTATGAATCAGAGGAGAAGCCGAAAGGGACTCGAGAAAGAGATGTCACCGAGCGTGGTAGCCGCAGACGGAGGAAGGCCGGGCCCGTGGCTGATCATGATTTGGTGCTGAGGGCTCTTTCGCGGGCGTTGCAAGTCACGGAGCTGGCTTTCTTGGAGATGACGGATAGGGCCATGGACTGCAACCCCGAGCTGGCGCTGATGGGCTCGTGCCTGCTGGTGTTGCTGATGAGGGATGACGATGTGTATGTGATGAATGTAGGAGATAGCCGTGCAATTGTGGCTCAGTATAGGCCTCAAGGAACAGAGGGGACGAGGGATGAGGAGGGCATTGCTACCGGACAGGATCAAGTGGTTGAAGGGAGTGAGATGGATGTGGAGATTGAGACACTGGGTCGAGAAGCCACAGAGTTGGTGGCATTGCAGCTTTCCACTGATCACAGTACGAGCATTGAGGAA GAAGTCCTCAGGATAAAGAAAGAACATCCAGAAGACAATCACTGTATTGTCAATGACAGAGTGAAGGGGCGTCTCAAGGTCACACGAGCGTTTGGGGCTGGATATCTCAAACAG GCTAAGTGGAATGATGGATTACTAGAGATGTTCCGGAATGAGTTCATTGGAAATGAACCATACATAAGTTGTACGCCTTCGCTTTGTCACCATAAACTGGGCTCAAGTGACCAATTTCTAGTCCTCTCTTCCGATGGCCTGTATCAGTATCTGAGCAATGAGGAAGTGGTTTTGCATGTTGAAAATTTCATGGAGAGGTTCCCAGATGGAGACCCTGCACAAAGTTTAATCGAGGAGCTTCTTTTTcgtgctgcaaagaaagctg GTATGGACTTCTATGAACTCTTGGACATACCACAAGGAGACCGCCGAAAGTACCATGATGATGTTACAGTTATGGTCATATCTCTTGAAGGAAGAATATGGAAGTCCTCAGGAAAATATGTGTGA